From Carnobacterium alterfunditum DSM 5972:
AATAAAGTCTGCCACATAACGATTGATCGGTTCATCATAAATATCTACTGGTGTACCGCTTTGAATGATCTCGCCGTTTTTCATCACAAAAATCTCATCACTCATGGCCAAAGCTTCTTCTTGATCATGTGTAACAAAAACAAACGTGATTCCCAAACGTTGTTGTAATTCACGCAACTCATACTGCATTTCTGTTCTCAATTTCAAATCGAGAGCCGATAACGGCTCATCTAATAGCAATACTTCTGGTTCATTCACTAATGCACGCGCAATAGCTACTCTTTGACGTTGTCCGCCAGACATTTCGCTGATCGCACGGTCTTCGTAGCCCGATAATTGAACCATTTTCAACACATCTTCTACTTTATTTTTGATAACTTTTTTGTCTAATTTTTTGATTCTTAACCCAAAAGCTACGTTCTCAAAGACATTCATATGCGGAAATAACGCATAATCTTGGAAAACTGTATTTACTTTGCGCTTATTTGCAGGTACATCATTAACTTTTTTACCTTCTAAAGTAATCGTTCCTTCTGAAGTTTCAGTAAAACCGGCAATTAAATTTAGAATCGTTGTTTTTCCACAACCAGATGGTCCAAGCAAAGTATAAAATTTACCACGTTCAATTTCAAAATTGATATTTTTCAAAACCGGATCGTCATCCTCGTATTGTTTTATTACCTTTTCAAATGTAATAATTGCATTCTCTGTCATTTCTCTTACTCCCTTATAGTAAATTTTATTGGTTGATCAACAAATCATGTTGATGGACTATCCTGATTTTTTTCTTAAGTAGAAGAATTTGTTTGTGAATATTTAAGAGGAACTTTTATTACTCTAGAAATTTCGTGTGCTCAAAGATAAGAATCGGTGACTACTAGTAACAATAAACTTTCCTCATTACCGTGATTAATGATCTGATGCTTTTGTGTAGCATGAAAATAAATAGATTCTCCTTTTTTAGCAAAATACCGTTTCAAACCTATCTCGATACAAATTTCGCCCTCTAATACAAAGCCAAATGTTTCAGCTAATGAAGGACTAAATTCTTTAAATTGACCTTTTTCAGTCAATTTCAGAAAAACAGGTTCCATTTCATTTTCATTTGATCCCGGAACAAGCCATTTGATCTCATAGCCTTTCTCGTCATCTTCATAGACAGTCATCTCATCTTTTGTATACACTACTCGTTGCTCTTCTTGTTTTTCATCAAAGAAGTCTCTTGGGCTGCACCCCAAAACTTCTAAGATATCAAAAAAAACTTCCATTGATGGGACGCTTAAATCTCTCTCAACTTGAGAAATGTATCCTTTGCTCAAATTGGTGCGTTCTGCTAATTCCTCTTGTGTTAAATTTTTTTGGATCCTTAAGTTTTTTATTTGATTCCCAATTTCCATGAAAGCTCTCCTTTGAGTCTTAGTTTACTGATAGTAAACTAAGACTCACTAATGTTCACTCACAGTAAACTGCATGTTTACCACAACCTTTTATAGTATAAATCCTTTTAACTAAAAAGCAAATAAAAAATTGTGCTCAGCTTCTGCCGAACACAATTTTTTATTTGCTTTATCAAACTTTTTTTTACTGGTCATTCTTCTCCGATTATTCTTACTTCGGTTATC
This genomic window contains:
- a CDS encoding ABC transporter ATP-binding protein, translated to MTENAIITFEKVIKQYEDDDPVLKNINFEIERGKFYTLLGPSGCGKTTILNLIAGFTETSEGTITLEGKKVNDVPANKRKVNTVFQDYALFPHMNVFENVAFGLRIKKLDKKVIKNKVEDVLKMVQLSGYEDRAISEMSGGQRQRVAIARALVNEPEVLLLDEPLSALDLKLRTEMQYELRELQQRLGITFVFVTHDQEEALAMSDEIFVMKNGEIIQSGTPVDIYDEPINRYVADFIGESNIIKGTMVQDYEVAFVGHTFECVDAGMKPNEKVEVVLRPEDLVLTTVEKGKLSVKVDTQLFRGVHYEIIGYDQDNNEWMVHSTKKAVVGNEVGLYFEPEDIHVMRFNESEQEFDARLESYEEE
- a CDS encoding helix-turn-helix domain-containing protein, which translates into the protein MEIGNQIKNLRIQKNLTQEELAERTNLSKGYISQVERDLSVPSMEVFFDILEVLGCSPRDFFDEKQEEQRVVYTKDEMTVYEDDEKGYEIKWLVPGSNENEMEPVFLKLTEKGQFKEFSPSLAETFGFVLEGEICIEIGLKRYFAKKGESIYFHATQKHQIINHGNEESLLLLVVTDSYL